A genomic region of Prosthecobacter sp. contains the following coding sequences:
- a CDS encoding alpha/beta hydrolase — translation MDAPVYLIPGLGADSRTYHGAWQDLPGCICTDWPEYHGESDIPAVARFMAEAWQIPDGAVLVGTSFGGVIACEIARIRSVRSLILVASGENSGEFKKTKNMRLLTRIVPLPLLQLLFRRLENLLERSVGRQPVPFTRAVLDSIRMFSVCQASFYRTMFPAIARWAGLAACTVRPVRIHGRRDSVIPMPSEVDLVLDGGHLIVMTHAQECVDFIRSGL, via the coding sequence ATGGATGCGCCAGTTTACCTCATTCCTGGACTGGGTGCCGACAGCCGCACGTACCACGGTGCGTGGCAGGATCTGCCCGGCTGCATCTGCACCGACTGGCCCGAGTATCATGGTGAATCTGACATCCCCGCAGTCGCCAGGTTCATGGCCGAGGCCTGGCAGATTCCCGATGGGGCGGTTCTCGTCGGCACCTCGTTCGGCGGTGTGATTGCCTGCGAAATTGCCAGGATCAGATCAGTTCGCTCACTCATCCTTGTCGCCAGCGGGGAAAATAGCGGCGAATTCAAAAAAACGAAAAACATGCGCCTGCTGACGCGCATCGTGCCTCTGCCATTGCTGCAGTTGCTTTTCAGACGCCTTGAAAACCTTCTGGAGCGCTCGGTTGGAAGACAGCCGGTGCCTTTCACCCGGGCGGTGCTGGATTCCATCCGGATGTTCAGCGTCTGTCAGGCGTCATTCTATCGGACCATGTTTCCGGCCATTGCCAGGTGGGCAGGACTCGCCGCTTGCACAGTCAGGCCGGTGAGGATTCATGGCAGGCGTGACTCCGTCATTCCCATGCCATCCGAGGTGGATTTGGTTTTGGATGGCGGGCATTTGATCGTCATGACGCATGCCCAGGAGTGCGTGGACTTCATCAGATCGGGGCTGTAG